The sequence below is a genomic window from Phycisphaerae bacterium.
TGCCGTCGAAGTCGATGTCAAACTGGCCGACAATGCAGAATCGCTGCTTCTTGTCATGATCACGACTGAGAACGATGTTGCCGACGATGTCGCCTTCTAGGATCGGATCATCGGGCGAGGGCCGGGCTGTCACGCGGCACTCAGCGGTGCGTCGGCCGACGCTGACGACCTCAATGTTGGCCTTGCCCCGGCCGTCGGCGGGGACGCGTTCATCCTCGGAGTACACGCTGAAGGTCAGGCCGAGCGTGACATTGTCTTCCTTACCCAGATCGATATGGACGAGGGAGTCACCGGGCAGGGCCCGCAAGACGCGCCCGACGCCGTTGCGGGCGATGGCCAGTTCCTGGGCCGTCGCCGGTCCCGGGCCGCGCAGCGTTGAGATTGCCTCGCGCTGCTCATCCAGAAGCCGGTCACGATGCCCCAGCTCGTTCGCGAGTTTGCGGCGCATGTCGACCTGCTCCCGGCGCATCGCGTCGATGGCGTCCTGCTTGGCGCCGATTTGCGAGGCCAGCGCCTGCGTCTCGCCGGACTTGAGATTCTCGAATTCCGACTTGGCCGCCTGGAGTTCCTCCACTTTGGTCCGCATCTTGGCGAGGTCGGCGCTGATTTTCTTGGTGAGATCCTCGTTCGCCGCGCGGGCCGCATCCAGATCGCCGCTGGCCCGGGCGAGGTCCGCTTCGGCCTTTTCGCGAGCCGTCTTTTCGTCGGCGTAGAGCTGGTGGAGGTAATCGATGATCGCGACCGCGCCGAAATCGGACGAGATCTTCTCCGGATCGGCGACCTTGCCGGATGCGCTGATCTTCGCCAGCGCGGCGTCCAACTTGCCGCGGGCCGCCGTGGGCGAATCGTTCTCATTGCCGGTCATTCCGCGGCAGACCAGCGCGATACCCTTGTTCATTTCGCCGACGAGTGTCTTGTTGACGCCGCCCGCGTCGGGGAACATCTGCTTGGCCTTCGCTTCATCGCCGCCCGTGGCCAGTCGCTTCTTGGCGGCCGTGGCCTGCTCGGCGTTCGTGCGAAGTTGTTCCTGCTGGGTGATGAGCCAGATCAGGCCTCCAAGCAGCAGAACCGCGACCAGGATGGAAACGACCATGCCGATCGTGGTCGCGTTGGAACCGCCGCGTTGCTGGGGTACTGCGCCCGCCATGCGCTACTCCTTCAAGGAACCTGCTCCCTCGCCGTCGAGGATTCACCGCCTAATAGCCGGTGCCACAAGGGAAGATCGGCTATGAGCGGGCATCCATCTAGGCTGAGCCTGAGCCTCGCCGTGGGTGGGTACCGTCCGGTATGACCGTAGGGACGCTGGGTCGGCGACGCACATATAAGTATCTGCGAATGGCGGCCCAATGTCAACGGGGAAGGGGGGTTAACCTTCGGAAGGGTTAGGTCTCGGAGAGCCCCGAGTCCGCAAAGAAGGGGGAGAGTCGAGAGCCCCTGGCGCCTTTATCGACCCCGGCGTCGCGCCTTCCGGACGGGGGATTTTCCAATTGCGAGCGGTCCCGCCGGATGGAATTTCGCTGATAAGGACGGGCGGCTAGCCCTTGCGCTCTCCGGTTTCTACGACTTAAGGTGCCAGGCTCGCGCATGGATCGAGATCGACCAGTACCAGGGTGGACCACGCCGCGCAGAAGTCCTGGATGGGCTTCACGATGGCGTTGATCTCGGACTCGATGACCGGGCGAACGACCAATTCGGCAAGTTCGTCGCCTTCGGAGGCGAAGGCGACCAGGACGTCAATGAGTTCCGGCAGAAAATTGATCAGGAAGAGAAACTCCTCGCAATCCGCGGTGACCTGCTCGCAGTCGCTCTGGCCATCGGCAGCGAGATCGAAGCGCTTCGAGCGCCCGGTGGCGTTGTCCGGATTGAAGGTAACAGTGTCGCCGCCGGCCCCGACAATGTTGAACGTGAGGGTGATATCGCCGTTGGCGCCGGGGCTGAACAGGAAGGTGGAGCCGCCGGCCGTGGTCACCATGTTGATCTGGCCGTTGGCGATGTCGTACGTCGTACCGTCGCTGACCACGATCCGCGAGAGATTGCCGTTGGCATCCTTCAGGATCTGGTAGGTCGCGCCGTTGGCGGACAGGGACCCGATGACGTTGCCCGAGCCCGGGACAAACGTCGGCGAGGTCGAACACGAAACGACCGTCGTCACGAGTACCAGGACTAAGCCTCGCCCCCAATTCCTCATACTCGACCGGTTCAAACGTTCAGTACACTTGGTCATTTTCGATTCTCCCATGGCCTCGGCCGGGGACGGACCCCCGCTTGCCCGATGTACCCGGCCAATGCCGGTCTCTCACACCAAATCTGAGATATTCGCCGGAAAAAAAATCGGACCCCCTCAGGGCCGACCGGGGGTGTCGAACTTGATGAATTGACTCCCCATCCGCAGAATGAACCCCTTGGACCCTAAACACGATCTTCGGGGACCGACATGACCCTCCCGCAGGTGCCAACCCTGATCCTCGGCCTGACGGTGACGGCGTACTGGATGTACGTCGGCCGGATGGTTCGGCGCGTCCGTCAGAATGCGGGAAACGTTAAGAAAGTGCTGGTTCCGGCGCAGCGGCGCGAAAAGTTGATGTGGATCGTCTGGGTGCCGCTCATTCTTCTCTGGTTCACGACGCCGCTCAAGGTGGCGTTGGGCTACGGCGGCCGTTACGACGAAATCGTCATTTCGCCGTTCTGGGCGGCCAGCAACGCCGTCCTGGTAGTCCGCTTTATTGCCGCGGTGATCGCCCTGGGCTGCCTCGGGCTTTCCATCGTGACCTGGCGGCACATGGGCGAACAGTGGCGGATGGGGATCGACCCGACACAGAAAATCAGGCTCCTCGTCGACGGCCCGTTCGCCAGAATCCGCCATCCGATCTACTCACTCAGCATCCTTCTGATGTTGTGTTCGGTCGTCATCCTGCCGAGTCCGACGATGTTCGTCCTCGCAGCCGTTCACATCCTGCTCATGCACATCAAGGCGGGAAACGAAGAACGTTTCCTCCTGGAGACGCAGGGCCGGACCTACGCCGAGTATTGTCGAAAGACCGGCCGATTTGTTCCCTTCATCCGCCATAGCGGGCCAGCGCATGTGCCTCACATGGATGGCAGCGAGACGAGTCCTGACTCGCCGATCCGCGCCTGGAAGGCGGGCGGCATCTACCCCTTTCGATTGAACATGTTTCAGCAGGCGATGCTGCACTGGGACCGGCTGCACCCGTACAACGCCGTTCATGCCGTGCGGGTCAACGGCCCCGCAAACGTCGAAAAACTCCGTCACGCGGCGTGGGAAGTGGCGAAGAATGCGGGCCTGGGGGAGTTCGCCGTCAACGCTTTGCACACGAAGTATGAGTACCGGCCGCTGCAACACGTTCGCGTTCAGGAATTCGCCCCTGGCCGTTCGGACGAACAGCGGCTGGACGAACTTGTCGCGGAAGAGCTCAACACGCCGTTTCATGGGGAGATGCATCATCCCGTCCGCTGGACGGTCTTCAATGAATCGGCCGGCGAGGGGCATTACGTCATCCTCTGTTATCACCACGTCATCGCAGATGCCTACGGAATCGAGCGCATCTTCGCGGCCGTGTTGCATCGCTATCTCAATGTGTCCGGCGCCGGTGACGAAAGACCGCTGACAACCCGACTGACGCGCCTCGATCGTTCGCTGCGACCGAAGGCCGGCATTCTGGACTATGTAATCGGCCAGATTCGGCTCAATAATCGCCATCGCCAAATGCGCAGGGCCCACAAGATGCCCGACGAGCGGCTCGGCGGCGATGCGACCGCCGTGGCGATACGGACCGCCCCAGACCGGCTTCTGGAGCGGCTGTCGGCGGGGTGCAAGCGGCGCGGCGTCGGCGTGAACGATGCCCTGATTGCCGCCCTGGCCTCCACGATCGCCGAGCAAACGCCGGACCGCCATACCAGCCGACGTCGTCGGCATTTAACGATGGCCACGGTCGTCGGCGCCCGCAAGCACCTGCCCGCTGAACAGGCCGACGACTTCGGCGTCTGCCTGACGAGCATCGTGGCCGTGTTACGCAAGCCGGATGTGTCAATGGACGAATTGGTCCGCGACGTGGCCCGCCAGACCCGCGTGCTGAAGGAACGTCCATCGCGCGCGTCCGCGGAAACGACCCTTCGCTATTTCGCCGTCCGCTGGATGTGGCGGCTCGCGGCGCTCAAGCACGAGCGGCGCGGCTATCGCCGCGTGTTCCCGATCTGCGGCGCGGTCAGTTCTGTTTACGTTGACGATAAGCGATTTGCCGAACTCGCGCTGCAGGTGGCCCGCTACGTCCGCGCCTGCCCCTGCGGGCCCGCCTTTCCTCTGATACTCGCGCCGACCATGTTGCGAGGAAGTTTGGAACTTGGGTTGACGTATCGAATTTCGTGCCGGACGCGTCCACAAGCCGAGGCGCTGCTTGACGGAATCGTGTCGCGACTTGAGTCACTTGCCGATCTCGAAGCGGCAAGCGGGCCCGCGCCCGAATTGGTGCCGTCCGAGACATCCGCGCAGCGCATAAGTGCGGCCATTGTAGAACACTAGTCCCTATCCATAAGTGTTGATCCCGTTAGGCAATAGTCGAATTGCTGGTCGTACTTTTTCGGACCTCGGGAGGCGGGATTGACATGAACCGGTAGCCTGCCAAAAACTATCCAGAGGGCGTGGGTGGCGCGACCGGCTCTTGGACCGGGCACCACGCCGAAGATTTTCGATTCTTAGAGGGTTTGGGGTGATGGATCGCCCGCCTCGAGTGAGGAGCGAGGATGGAGCGGTTGTTTCGATTCCTGCCAGGGCTCGCCTTGGCCGTGGTGATATTGACGTATGTCTCGGGCTGCGGAGCCGGGACGACCGGTTCCGATGACGCAGTGCCGGATTCCTGCGCGAGGGGGTCTGCGGTCCCTTATCAGCCGTCGATCATGCCGTCTCGAACGGCCACAGATCCCATGCGGGTCTATCTCCTGCACGGTTTGTACGACACCTATTCGCTCGGGCTGGATCAGTTGGCGGAAAAACTGAACGATCTGAATATCCCCTCTTCGATCATCGGCTGGTATGAACGCGACGTCGCGCTCACCATCATCTCCGAGGCCTACGCCGATCGGCCGAACGGCACCACCGTGGTCTTGATGGGGCACAGCTACGGTGCGGATGACGCCATCACCTTGGCCGAGAAGCTGGGCGAAGAAGGTATCCCGGTTGAATTGCTATTTCTCTTTGATGCGACGACGCCCAAGCCTGTTCCGGCCAACGTCGCGCGGTGCGTCCATCTCTTGACTCCGTCCCTGGAGGGATATTTGTTTCCGTGGTTCTTCGCGGGCAATCCCGTGGAAGCCGCGGTTGGCAACACCCATACCCAGGTCTTGAACGTGCCCTTTACGGCCGAGAAGTTCGGGGCCGCCGCATTGGGCTGTGTCAATCACTACAGCATTGATGTGAACATCGCGGCGCACAACCTGGCCATACAGGAGGTGTTCCGCTGCATTGATCCCGTGTCCTACCCAGACCCCTCCGCGGCCCTGGCAGTGCCGCCCTAGGACTAATGGGTCAATTCGCGCTCGCGCACTCAGTATCTGAGTTGACAGCCGGCGGTGATCGCAACATCGGCTAACCGCGATAATCCTGCCGCGAAGGCTCGTATTGGCGTCCCGTCGGTGATTATGGATCTATTGACCGATTCATTTATCAAATCCGAGTTGGCCCGGGCCTGGCGAGAGTCGGACTTGGACGAGCCGGTCAACCGCCATGAAGAAGGCGGATACATCGTAATGAACGACGAGGGTGCCTGGGCGGTCGAACGATCGCCGCCCGGCGGTCAATCTCGAGTCGTCCCGCCGCCTCTCGATGCGAGTCAACGCTATAATGGAATGCGGGTGGTCGGCACTTTTCACACCCACCCCAATCCACTGATTGACGAATTGGGGCGAGAATGGGAACAAGCGCCAAGTGAGTCTGATCGCCGTTGGCATCGGCGACGTGGGATTCGAGGCTTTGTAATTAGCCGCTCGATGGTGTATGAAATCGAGCCGACCGGCGCGATTATCGAACGTGGAGAAAGAGAAAAGGTTCTATAGATTCATGCCACTTCTTCTCAATCCGCTACTCGACGCTTTGAAGGCTGCCCGCAACGCCGCCTCGGACGTCGTCCATCTCGATGACGAGGTGAGCGTGGACGACCAAGGGGATCAATGGGTCTTCGAATTCACTCCGACCGACGACACCCTCGGCGGCGGCGCGAGAGTCACTATTGCCAAGGATGATTTGCGAATTCTCAACGTCGTCCGCAGCCAATAGTCGCTTCGTACAATAGGACTATGCGCCCACGCCTACGCCAACGACTCTTCTACTGGTACATCCGAATTCGGTGTTGGCGGCAAAGGGAAGTGCTCTTGCCGGGGTCGGTACTACACCCGAATCGCCCTGAACTCATGTTGCATCGGGCGATATCCCGGGCGGAAAAGCGTGCGGGCGGTAGACTGCCGGGGGCTTTTAGGATCACACCGGAGAATGTTCTTGACCATTGCGATTATTGGGGCGATGAGTTTGATGGTCCGTTCGCGCAGTTGGTCGAATCCTATTCGCCATCGCACAAGCTCGATAGCGCAGGAATGTGGTCGGCAATACCGGAATATGTCCGAGCCCTCCCGCCGAGACCCCTGGAAGTCCGAAACACCAACATCAAGAAACCTACTTCACCGGGCGACCTTAAGTGGACGGTCAGTTTCCGACTCGTATCACCAACCGAGATTGAATGCCATTACAGCGCTCCACCATCGTCCGCGTCATAGCGGTTACGATAACCGCCCATGGACCGCAAAACCCTCTACCTCATCGACGGTCACTCCCAAATCTACCGGGCCTACTACGCCCCGTTTCGGGCATTAACCTCTCCCAAAGGCGAGCCGACTCGGGCGGTTCATGTCTTCACGCAGATGCTGCTCGGCCTCCTGCGCGACCGCAAGCCGGACTATCTGATTATGACGATGGACGTGGCGGACGAAACCGTCTTTCGCGTCGACATCGACAAGGAATACAAGGCCAACCGCCAGCCGTCGCCAGAAGACCTCCCGCCGCAGATCGATCGGATCGTGACGGTCATGGAGGCGATGAAGGTGCCGATCCTGCGAAAGCAGGGATTCGAGGCGGACGATCTGATCGCGACGGTCTGCCGCCGGTTCGCGGACGCCGATCTGGACATATACATCGTCAGCAAGGACAAGGATCTCGACCAACTCGTCGGAAAGCGCGTCCGGCTCTACGACCCTGCGAAGGATCGCGTCCTCGACGCGGCGGCGATCCTCGAAGAGAAGGGCTACGGGCCGGACAAGGCCGTCGAGGCCCAGATGCTCATCGGCGACAGCACCGACAACATCAAGGGCGTGACCGGCGTCGGGCCGAAAAAGGCCGCGCAGCTCCTGCAACAATACGGATCGGTCGCGGCGATCATCGATCATGCCGACGAGCTAAGCCCCAAGCTCCGCGAGAACATGCTGGAGTTCCGCGCCCGTATGGAGGTGGTGCGGCAGCTCGTGACGCTCAAGAACGATGTTGAGATCGACTTCGACCTCGCCGCCGCCGCCGTCTGCGAATTCACGCCGTCCGCCGCGGTTCCGATCCTCCGCGAACTCGGCCTAAACACGCTGCTGGAGCGCATCCTCGCCGGTGTCTGCGATGAAAAACAGCAGGCGGAGGCCACGACCCAGGTTCCCGCCATTCCCGCGACGCTTTTCGAGGCTCAGCAGCAGGAGGCCCCAGTTCGACCCAGCGCGCAGGCCGACTACCGGCTCGTGGACACCGCCGAGGCCCTCGCCGATCTCGCCAGGCGAATGTCCAAACTCAAGGCCTTCGCCTTCGATTCCGAATCGACCGGCCTCACGCCTGCGGATTCGCAGCTTGTCGGCATCAGCCTCTCCTGGGAGCCGGCGACCGGCTGGTATATCCCCGTTCGTGGAATCGGCGGCGTAGTGTCCGAGGAAGCTGTCCGTCGGCATCTCGGGCCGGTCTTTGCGAATCCAAACATCAAGAAGTCCGGTCAGAATCTGAAGTTCGACGTGGGGATGCTGGCCACGATCGGCATCGAGGTCGCCGGCATCGACTTTGACACGATGCTCGCCAGTTTCGTCCTCGATTCCTCACGGCGATCGCATGGGATCGACGCCCTCGCGCTTGATCTCCTGAACTACCGCAAGATCACCACCGAGGAAATGATCGGCAGGGGCCGCCAGCAAGTCACTTTTGACCAACTCTCCACGCAGCGGGTCTGCGAATACGCCTGCGAGGACGCCGACATCGCCTGGCGGCTTCACGAATCCTTCGAGCGGCAATTGACCGACCCTGAACTACGGTCGCTCTTTCGCGATCTCGAAATGCCGCTGATCGAGGTGCTGGCGCGAATGGAACAGCGCGGCGTCGCCGTCGACACGGAAATTCTCGCCCGACTGAGCAATCAAATGGCCGACCGCATGACTTCCCTACGCGACGAGATACATGCCGCCGCCGGTCATCCCTTCAATCTCGATTCGACCAAGCAACTGGCGGACGTGCTCTTCGACGAGCGAAAGCTGCCGATCATCCGGCGCACGAAGACTGGTCGGTCCACGGACGCCGAAGTCCTCGAAGCCCTGGCCACGCAGACCAACGATCCTATTCCCAAACTTCTCCTCGAGTATCGCGAAATCGCCAAGCTCAAGGGTACCTACGTCGATGCCCTGCCGGACATGATCTCTCGTCGCACCGGTCGCATTCATCCGAGCTTTAATCAAATCGGCGCCGTGACAGGGCGGCTCTCGTGCAGCGATCCCAACTTGCAGAACATCCCGATCCGCACGCCGCTGGGGGCGCAAATTCGCCGGGCCTTCGTTCCCGGTAATCCTGACAGCGTCCTGCTCAAGGCCGATTACTCGCAGATCGAACTGCGCGTCCTCGCGCACTTGTCCGGGGACAAAATACTGGCTTCCGCCTTCCGCGAGGACCAGGACATCCACGCCTTCGTCGCGGCGCAATTGGAGGGAATCCCAATCGACCAGGTGACCAGCGCCCAGCGGGCCAGTGCCAAGACGGTCAACTTCGGAATCGTCTATGGCCAATCCGCCTTCGGACTCGCCCGACAGACCGGTATGTCCCAGGCCCACGCCAAGGCCTTCATCGAACGATACTTTCAGCGTTACCCAAGAATCCGCGACTTCCTCGACGAGTGCATTGCTCACGCCAAGCGCCACGGTTACGTCAAGACCATCCTCGGCCGCCGTCGGGCCATCCCTGATATCGATTCGCGTAACCCGGGCGTCCGCAACGCGGCGGAGCGGTTCGCCGTCAATACCGTCGTACAGGGTTCGGCGGCGGACTTGATCAAGCGGGCGATGATCAACATCGATCGCCGAATTCAGGCGGAAAAACGACCCCTGAAAATGCTGATTCAGGTGCATGACGAACTGGTTTTTGAGACCCCCCGAGTAGAGGTGGAAAAGCAGGCTGAAATGGTCTCCCGGGAAATGTCCCAGGCGATCGAAATGTCTGTCCCTATTGGAGTTGACGTCGCCTGGGGGCCGAATTGGCTGGATGTGAAATGATCAACCCGAGGGTGGTTGCAAGAACTCCGCAATTCGTAGATACTGTTCCCCTGTCTTGTGAATGTGCAACAAGGGTGGGCTCATAGAGATTACACGAGGAGCGTGAGTTATGTTTCCTTTTAACCTGCTTGGCGGCGGTTTGGGCGGCGGATTGGGTGGCTTCTTCCCGATCTACGGCATCCTGTTCGTTATCAATCTGGTCTGGACGCTCTTTACGGGCGGAGCGGACCTAGACCCGAACACGCCGATGTGACCGTTCTGACACCGGCCATTAGCCGGTGCGGACCGCGGCATTCTACTTCCAGCGGCGCAGGTCGCGCATTCGTAGTATGCGCTTCGCGCTGATCGCCAAATCGTCGCCCTGAACAATCGGAAACCACGCCGAGCCGGTGGGGGGTTGGATCAGGTGGAAGGTCTGCGCCGGCGTACCCGCGTCGCCTAATAGAACGGCAACTTCTCCGCGCGCGCTCGTCGCAACATCGACGACGAGCAGGGAGCACGCATTCTTCCCCGGTCGCAGGAAGACATCACCGGGTGCGATCGATCCGTCCTCGACCGCCCGCGTGTCGTCAAAGACGCTGTACACCGAGCAATATTGAAAAATCGTCTCCAGGTAGCTGCAAAAACTCTCGCGGCTCCCATCGGGTTCCGCCATCGGCGCGAAGGCCACGGTCTTCCCGCTGACGTTCGGCCGCCGCCCCTCGGCCCACTGACCCCACGCTGCGAGGTGGCCGCTCGTAAAATGAAAACCGAGGTCCGCCAGGCGTTTCGTCGCCCAGCAATACTCCGCGCGCAGCCGGACGAGCATGTTGGGTCCCGCCAGAGCCTTCTCGGTCCGAGGTTGCAACAGGATGACGGCCGCCAACTCTGAATCGCCGGGACTCATGACGAGCTTTCGCTTGCCCGTGGTCACCGGCGTGCCTTCGGGCGCGACGGGCAGGTTCCTCAACCAGGCCGCGAAACTCCCCGCGGGCGCGGGGATTCGGGAAAAGCCCTCGGGAGTGGGAATCCTCTCGATAAGCGGGACGTACTTGGCGGCCTCGCGCTTCGTAAGCCACGCATAGGGGGCCGGGCCGCGCGCCGCCGGCTGATCGATCGGGGAGATCGTCTCCGGCGACGACCGGATGCTCTGGAGCGAAGTAGGCGATGAAGTTCGCCGTGCCCCGAGGAGGACGATGGCGATGGCGACGACGGCGCCGATCGAACGGATCCATCGCCGGCGGCGATTGGGCAAGGAGGTGGCGGGATTCGGTGCGGCCGCATCCATGTGGCCGGGGACATCGTCCATGAAGAGGTGGTTTAGCAAGAGGCGGCTCCAATGGCAATGGGCGGCGAGCGGCCCTGCATTCCTTTCAAAACGAAGTGACTACGGGGCGTCGGTTCGCTTCACGGTTTCCGGCTCTCCCGCGAGCGGCCCGACCGGCGGCGGCGGGGCTTCCGAAGGCTCCGGCGACGTGGCGGCGGCCAGATGCGCGACCCGGCGAAGCTGGCCCTCCGCGCCCGGACAGTTGGGATTGATGGCCAGGGCCTCGCGCAGCGAGTGTTCCGCACCGGCATAGTCGCGCTTCTGGAGGCAGACCATCGCCACGTTGTAATGAGCGGCGTCCGCGGCGACGACCCGGCTGAACTCGATCACGCTTTCTTCGAGCCGTCCCAGTTGGGCCAGCACAATGGCGAGGTTCATCCGCGCCCGCTGAAAATCCTGCGACCGAACCAGGGCGTCGCGATACGCCTGTTCCGCTTCCGGCAGCCGCTTCTGCGCCTGATAGCAATAGCCGAGATTGTTAAGAAGGGCGGCCGACGTCGGATCGGCACCGGCTCCCTGGCGGAAGATGTTCTCCGCGTCGGCGAAACGCCCGAGCTTCTGATAGACGATGCCGAGTCGGTTGTACCCGACCGCCGCCCGCGGACTCGAGGCGATCGCGCGCTCGTATTGCGCAATCGCGCCGGTCAGGTCACCTTGCTTTTCCAGCATTTTGCCGGCGGCGATGTGCGTGTCCGACATAATCGTCGGCGGAGGGGCCGGCTTGGCGGAGTCCGCCTTGCGCGACTTCTCCTCTTCCATGCCGGTCTGCGCGACGCGCTCCTCCTTGTCGAGCGCGCAGCCCACGATACTTGCCAGGCCCAGCGTCATTGGTAGGAAAAAGAGTCGGCCGGGCACGGGTCAATCTCCTTGTTTCTCAAAGGCTTTGTTCTCGTTGAGGTAGTAAGCATTCTTTCGTGGCTCCGCCTGTTGGGCCACGGCAGCGCCCTCGCTCGCTTCTTTGTTGCTCATTCCCCGGCCGCCCGCCGGGCCGACCAGGACATCAACCGGTTGGCCGCCCGGACAGGCCTGCGCCAGGAAGTCCCGCGCCGCTTGGAGCCGCGCATCCAGGAGCTTGGGATCATTCATCGCCGTGTCGTAGTTGAGCGTTCCCCCGCGCGCGGCCAGCAACTCGGCGTACCGCTCCAGCCGGGCCTCGCCCACGCCGGAAAGGCACGTCGAATGGGGCACAAAATGGATGTCGGCGATGGACATGTCCGCCAGCATGCCCTGATCGTTGTGGTACGTGTAGTAGTCCGTCCACGTCGGATGACACGGGGCTTCGCCCTGCGGCGGCGAATTGAGCCGCGTGTACTCGTTTGCCGCGCAGCCGCATGCCGCGCACAGCCCCAGCGCGGCCAACCAGGGGATTCCCGAAACCGTCGTTTTCATGTCTTGCTCCCGGCGCAATTGGGGGACCGACCTTCGGCGGCGCGTGGGCACTTCCTCTGTATCTATCGGCGATAGGGCCACGGTACGGCCATGCGTAAGCACGAAGCCCTCTCGCGACGCGCAGTACCAGCCTGTTGACCGCACTCACCGGATCGCTAAGCTCTGCCGGATGTCGCACCCCTATATGCCCGACAAGGATCCCGTCGAGACGAACGAATGGCTGGAGTCGCTGGAGGCGGTCGTCGCCGAACAGGGCCCGGACCGTGCGCAGTTTCTGCTCGCCGCGCTGCGCGATTGGGCACACGCCCACGGCATGCCCGTCCCGCACAGCATCAACACGCCCTACATCAATACGATCCCCGTTTCCCATCAGCCCCCGTATCCCGGAGATCGCGAGATCGAACGTCGCTTGAAGAGCATCCTCCGATGGAATGCGATGGCCCTTGTCGTAAGGGCCAACCGCCGCTCGCCCGGCATCGGCGGTCACATCTCGACGTACGCCAGCGCCGCCACGCTATTGGAAGTGGGCTGGAACCACTTCTTTCGGGCCAACACCGCCGAGCGGCCCGGCGACCAGATTTACTTTCAGGGACACTCGTCGCCCGGCATCTACGCGCGGGCATATCTGCTGGGTCGCCTCTCCACCACGCAGATGCACAACTTCCGCCGCGAACTCAGCCCCGGCGGCGGTCTATCCAGTTATCCCCACCCTTGGCTCATGCCCGATTTCTGGGAATTCCCCACGGTCTCCATGGGTCTCGGGCCCCTCAGCGCGATTTACCAGGCGCGGTTCAATCGTTATCTCCACGACCGCGGGCTGGCCAACACCGAGGACTGCCGCGTGTGGGCCTTTCTCGGCGACGGCGAGATGGACGAGCCCGAAAGCATGGGCGCGATCACCCTCGCCTCGCGTGAGGAGCTGGACAATCTCACCTTCGTCGTGAACTGCAACCTCCAGCGCCTCGACGGCCCGGTACGAGGCAACGGAAGCATCGTCCAGGAACTCGAAGCCGCCTTCCTCGGCGCCGGCTGGAACGTCATCAAAGTCCTCTGGGGCGACGATTGGGACCCGCTTTTCGCGGCGGATACCGAGCGTGCATTGCCGGCGCGGATGACCGGTGTAGTGGATGGTCAGTGGCAGAGGTACAGCGTCGCGGAGGGAAAATACATCCGCGAGCATTTCTTCGGCGCCGATCCGAGATTGGCGAAGATTGTTGAGGACATGACCGACGCGCAGCTCGAAAAGCTCCGCCTCGGCG
It includes:
- a CDS encoding methyltransferase, translated to MTLPQVPTLILGLTVTAYWMYVGRMVRRVRQNAGNVKKVLVPAQRREKLMWIVWVPLILLWFTTPLKVALGYGGRYDEIVISPFWAASNAVLVVRFIAAVIALGCLGLSIVTWRHMGEQWRMGIDPTQKIRLLVDGPFARIRHPIYSLSILLMLCSVVILPSPTMFVLAAVHILLMHIKAGNEERFLLETQGRTYAEYCRKTGRFVPFIRHSGPAHVPHMDGSETSPDSPIRAWKAGGIYPFRLNMFQQAMLHWDRLHPYNAVHAVRVNGPANVEKLRHAAWEVAKNAGLGEFAVNALHTKYEYRPLQHVRVQEFAPGRSDEQRLDELVAEELNTPFHGEMHHPVRWTVFNESAGEGHYVILCYHHVIADAYGIERIFAAVLHRYLNVSGAGDERPLTTRLTRLDRSLRPKAGILDYVIGQIRLNNRHRQMRRAHKMPDERLGGDATAVAIRTAPDRLLERLSAGCKRRGVGVNDALIAALASTIAEQTPDRHTSRRRRHLTMATVVGARKHLPAEQADDFGVCLTSIVAVLRKPDVSMDELVRDVARQTRVLKERPSRASAETTLRYFAVRWMWRLAALKHERRGYRRVFPICGAVSSVYVDDKRFAELALQVARYVRACPCGPAFPLILAPTMLRGSLELGLTYRISCRTRPQAEALLDGIVSRLESLADLEAASGPAPELVPSETSAQRISAAIVEH
- a CDS encoding DUF4329 domain-containing protein; the encoded protein is MTDSFIKSELARAWRESDLDEPVNRHEEGGYIVMNDEGAWAVERSPPGGQSRVVPPPLDASQRYNGMRVVGTFHTHPNPLIDELGREWEQAPSESDRRWHRRRGIRGFVISRSMVYEIEPTGAIIERGEREKVL
- the polA gene encoding DNA polymerase I, whose translation is MDRKTLYLIDGHSQIYRAYYAPFRALTSPKGEPTRAVHVFTQMLLGLLRDRKPDYLIMTMDVADETVFRVDIDKEYKANRQPSPEDLPPQIDRIVTVMEAMKVPILRKQGFEADDLIATVCRRFADADLDIYIVSKDKDLDQLVGKRVRLYDPAKDRVLDAAAILEEKGYGPDKAVEAQMLIGDSTDNIKGVTGVGPKKAAQLLQQYGSVAAIIDHADELSPKLRENMLEFRARMEVVRQLVTLKNDVEIDFDLAAAAVCEFTPSAAVPILRELGLNTLLERILAGVCDEKQQAEATTQVPAIPATLFEAQQQEAPVRPSAQADYRLVDTAEALADLARRMSKLKAFAFDSESTGLTPADSQLVGISLSWEPATGWYIPVRGIGGVVSEEAVRRHLGPVFANPNIKKSGQNLKFDVGMLATIGIEVAGIDFDTMLASFVLDSSRRSHGIDALALDLLNYRKITTEEMIGRGRQQVTFDQLSTQRVCEYACEDADIAWRLHESFERQLTDPELRSLFRDLEMPLIEVLARMEQRGVAVDTEILARLSNQMADRMTSLRDEIHAAAGHPFNLDSTKQLADVLFDERKLPIIRRTKTGRSTDAEVLEALATQTNDPIPKLLLEYREIAKLKGTYVDALPDMISRRTGRIHPSFNQIGAVTGRLSCSDPNLQNIPIRTPLGAQIRRAFVPGNPDSVLLKADYSQIELRVLAHLSGDKILASAFREDQDIHAFVAAQLEGIPIDQVTSAQRASAKTVNFGIVYGQSAFGLARQTGMSQAHAKAFIERYFQRYPRIRDFLDECIAHAKRHGYVKTILGRRRAIPDIDSRNPGVRNAAERFAVNTVVQGSAADLIKRAMINIDRRIQAEKRPLKMLIQVHDELVFETPRVEVEKQAEMVSREMSQAIEMSVPIGVDVAWGPNWLDVK
- a CDS encoding DUF4846 domain-containing protein; its protein translation is MLNHLFMDDVPGHMDAAAPNPATSLPNRRRRWIRSIGAVVAIAIVLLGARRTSSPTSLQSIRSSPETISPIDQPAARGPAPYAWLTKREAAKYVPLIERIPTPEGFSRIPAPAGSFAAWLRNLPVAPEGTPVTTGKRKLVMSPGDSELAAVILLQPRTEKALAGPNMLVRLRAEYCWATKRLADLGFHFTSGHLAAWGQWAEGRRPNVSGKTVAFAPMAEPDGSRESFCSYLETIFQYCSVYSVFDDTRAVEDGSIAPGDVFLRPGKNACSLLVVDVATSARGEVAVLLGDAGTPAQTFHLIQPPTGSAWFPIVQGDDLAISAKRILRMRDLRRWK
- a CDS encoding tetratricopeptide repeat protein, coding for MPGRLFFLPMTLGLASIVGCALDKEERVAQTGMEEEKSRKADSAKPAPPPTIMSDTHIAAGKMLEKQGDLTGAIAQYERAIASSPRAAVGYNRLGIVYQKLGRFADAENIFRQGAGADPTSAALLNNLGYCYQAQKRLPEAEQAYRDALVRSQDFQRARMNLAIVLAQLGRLEESVIEFSRVVAADAAHYNVAMVCLQKRDYAGAEHSLREALAINPNCPGAEGQLRRVAHLAAATSPEPSEAPPPPVGPLAGEPETVKRTDAP